ATGCCACGTCAGCAGTTGACCTTAAAAACGAACCGATGCGATTCTTGTGGGTTGCAACTACTACGACGACTTCAACCATTTCGACTAGCACCACCTGTACCACCTCAACTGCGGCCCTAACTACCTGCACCATCGGCCGCCGTCGTCGTGGTCTTTTCTACGAAGAAGTCCAGTCAGTCCTGGGCCGTCAACGACGTGGGCTGTTTTACAACGACGAGGAAGTTGAGAACAAGGACAGCAGTGTCTTCCTTCCTTCCGAGAAAACGTAAGTAAAATGATTgctcttcatttttttcttttttagattGACCGTTATGTCCTGGCATTGTCTCTGAAGGTCTTCAACTGATCCAGTTGCGGAAGTTGTGGAGGTGCCGGCCGACAAATCGTCGGTGACAGTCCCTTTGGTGATCGAATCTGGTTTTGCGGCGCCAGACGGAGGTCCTGTCCGTTTCCTGTTGTCTTTTGCCCAGTCGACTGTCACGAGTTACACGACAACTACGACGACAACCAGCCTCACCGCCTTCTGTAGCAGCACAACCGGATGGCCACTTTGCGGGAATTTGGGGAAATAATCTCATTCTAAAGCGTCTTCCTCTTGCCTCGTTTGTCAAGTTTATTCAAATAGTATGactaaatttttggttttttctttgaaagagCGAGGAGCTCCGATGTTTGTGTTACTGTTTTATTCGTGCGGGACTAAGGGACTTTCGTGATGAAATTGCCGCTAAAATGATCTGCAACCCTGAGGAGGGGGTGTgaaaaaatacacaaaaaaaaagaacaagaaagaaaTCTCTTCAGTTTACTTGGAAACTAGaaataaagtaataataataataacctACCAAATAAAAGTAGTATAAACATTTTTGCTAAATGCAATTTCTTCTGCCAAAGGAATTTCGATATTCAATTTGTTGACTGGAACACAATTGTTGCCTGCATCCATTGGAACTTAGGAAAAGAGCAACTGCAGCTGCTCAGCCTATAAGAATTCCTTGGGGCTCTCTTCATGCACTCAACCAGGTGAAAATAAACAGCAAAATCCCAGGTAGATGGGCGGTACAACAGTCCGTCAACGTCATCCATCAACGTCCACGTCTGACTGTTCGTTAATGTGAACAGCCATTGGCATCTGACCTTGATGGAAGCCTTCTTGAACTTTGATGTGTTTCCTTGCAGGCAACCCAAAGAAATTCGATTTTGATTAGACATCGAATTAAATTGCTATTCTTTCTCTTTGAGTCGGGCAATGCCACGTAAGTCTTCAGTTTGCTGGAGTGTGCGTAGCTCGTCGGTATAGTTAGCGATGCTTCTGCCAAGCatctaaatttatttaaaggatcttttttcgttattttatGTCTCTATTCGAACCGCAATCAGCAAAATGAGCAAGACGAACAAAGGCCTTAAACGAGCATTCAACAATTGGACGGTAAGTAACGAATCTAAAGACTTTGAATTTCGAATGAACACGCATCAACAATTTAACTGTATAGGATGCCCAACTCGTGTTTGAAGACATTGCCAGACATTATGGAATTTGCAGCGACTGGAAGGTCAAGAACATCTTAATCGTCATCGTTTTAGTCTTGATCTTTTTCGTGTTGCTCTTCGGCAACAGCGGCCGTGACGAGCAGGCTTACGCGCGTGAGTTGGGACTAAAGATTCGCATCCATAAATGGATCCCCGGTGGCGAAACGGAGCGAGGCGATTCCAATCGCAGGATCTTTTTCCACGAGACAAGTGGACGAAGCGATTTGGGTTTGAGACAAACTTGCACGGTCGAATCGGCTGCTAGACACAATCCCGACCGGCCCATCCAAGTCTTCATGACGGCCGATCGACTCGATTATTCCAGCCCGTGGCTGGAAATTTTGCAAACCTATTCGAATGTGAACATCGTCTTGGTCGATCCGAAAGGATACTTTGCCAACACACCGCTGGAACATTGGTACAACGATGGCGAATGGAGGCAGAGCATCTACAACATCGTCCACCTGTCGGACTACATCCGCGTGCTGACTCTACTGAAAGGCGGTGGCATGTACATGGACCTGGATTTCGTCACCATCAAACCGCTGGACGACAAGCAATTGTGGAACTTTTTCCTGATCGAAACGGCCGAAATGAAGTTGCTCTCCAATTCGGTGCTGCATTTGGAACGCGGGCACCGACTCATCGACGAAATGATTCATCGTCTAGTCAAGTATTACGATGTGGACGATTACATGTGGCACGGCCCGTC
This sequence is a window from Daphnia magna isolate NIES linkage group LG7, ASM2063170v1.1, whole genome shotgun sequence. Protein-coding genes within it:
- the LOC116926830 gene encoding lactosylceramide 4-alpha-galactosyltransferase, which codes for MSKTNKGLKRAFNNWTDAQLVFEDIARHYGICSDWKVKNILIVIVLVLIFFVLLFGNSGRDEQAYARELGLKIRIHKWIPGGETERGDSNRRIFFHETSGRSDLGLRQTCTVESAARHNPDRPIQVFMTADRLDYSSPWLEILQTYSNVNIVLVDPKGYFANTPLEHWYNDGEWRQSIYNIVHLSDYIRVLTLLKGGGMYMDLDFVTIKPLDDKQLWNFFLIETAEMKLLSNSVLHLERGHRLIDEMIHRLVKYYDVDDYMWHGPSMISNIMSKNCGVKRGQPESNNCTDVRLLPHNYFAPISNTEWEFLFSDATEGNMAVVKNGSYGVHCWGGKSVNHPLDLQSNQIYAVLAREHCPITVARAAHFPA